The following coding sequences are from one Arthrobacter crystallopoietes window:
- a CDS encoding DUF3097 domain-containing protein: protein MSSYGWGPQDLSAPKPRQLRKVGADPGLVLEDVESGWVGAVVRVEKSGGVHLVSLEDRRGKKRSFPLGFGFLLEGEPVEVVPAMAAAAVVRPQRTASGSVRVEGLRAQVAKASRIWVEGKHDAELVEKVWGHDLRVEGIVVEPLHGVDDLASAVTAFNPGPQRKLGILVDHLLPDTKEWRIAQAAMAVPSARNNVLIVGHPYVDVWQAIKPAVIGLEKWPVVPRGTDWKTGILDGLGWPNKTQIDIADGWKRLLGSVNTYADLEPSLLGRVEEVIDFLTA from the coding sequence ATGAGCAGCTACGGCTGGGGACCACAGGATCTATCCGCTCCGAAGCCGCGTCAGCTTCGCAAAGTCGGGGCCGACCCGGGACTGGTACTGGAGGATGTCGAAAGCGGCTGGGTAGGCGCGGTAGTGCGCGTGGAGAAGTCCGGCGGAGTCCATCTCGTGTCGCTGGAGGACAGGCGGGGCAAGAAACGTTCCTTTCCCTTGGGCTTCGGCTTTCTGCTGGAGGGTGAACCCGTGGAGGTTGTTCCTGCCATGGCTGCGGCCGCCGTCGTACGTCCGCAGCGGACGGCGTCGGGGTCCGTCCGGGTAGAAGGACTTCGCGCGCAGGTTGCCAAGGCCAGCCGGATCTGGGTCGAAGGCAAGCACGATGCGGAGCTCGTCGAGAAGGTGTGGGGCCACGATCTTCGGGTCGAAGGGATAGTCGTCGAGCCGCTCCACGGTGTCGATGACCTAGCTTCGGCGGTAACCGCGTTCAATCCGGGGCCGCAGCGAAAGCTGGGCATTCTGGTAGACCATCTGCTGCCCGACACCAAGGAGTGGCGTATTGCCCAGGCCGCCATGGCAGTTCCGTCTGCGCGCAACAACGTGCTGATTGTCGGCCACCCGTACGTGGACGTGTGGCAGGCCATTAAGCCGGCCGTCATCGGACTGGAAAAATGGCCGGTGGTTCCGCGCGGAACCGATTGGAAAACCGGAATCCTCGACGGCCTTGGGTGGCCCAACAAAACCCAGATCGACATCGCGGACGGGTGGAAGCGCCTGCTTGGCAGCGTTAACACCTACGCGGACTTGGAACCGTCCCTGCTGGGACGCGTTGAAGAAGTCATCGATTTCCTCACGGCCTGA
- the hrcA gene encoding heat-inducible transcriptional repressor HrcA: MSEGRRLEVLRAIVEDYVHSREPVGSKALVDRHHLGVSSATIRNDMAALEEEGLIVAPHTSAGRIPTDKGYRLFVDRISDVKPLSSAERRAIQALLESAGDLDDVMDRTVRLLSQLTNQVAVIQYPRLGRACTRHIEFVLLAPQQVLVVLIADNGKVEQRVISLPDPVTDEELSDLRSAYLSELAGHPLDSVGGLLRNGLKDARPGTEAIVPPLSAALESLAAATQEERILMAGTANLARSTMDFPLSIGPILEALEEQVVLLRLLSEMQQDARGISVRIGHENPYGSLAETSVVATGYGPGSSAKLGILGPTRMDYPTTMAAVRAVARYLSRILAG, encoded by the coding sequence GTGAGCGAAGGCCGTCGGCTTGAGGTGCTGCGCGCTATCGTGGAAGATTACGTGCATTCACGTGAACCGGTGGGGTCCAAAGCACTCGTTGATCGCCACCATTTAGGCGTTTCCTCGGCCACTATCCGCAACGATATGGCTGCTCTGGAAGAAGAAGGCCTGATCGTCGCTCCGCACACTAGCGCCGGCCGTATTCCCACGGACAAGGGCTATCGGCTCTTCGTGGACCGGATTTCGGATGTGAAGCCGCTCTCGTCCGCTGAGCGCCGTGCCATTCAAGCGCTGCTCGAAAGCGCGGGCGACCTGGACGATGTCATGGACCGCACCGTGAGGTTGTTATCGCAGCTGACCAATCAGGTAGCAGTGATCCAGTATCCGCGGTTGGGACGGGCCTGCACCAGGCACATTGAGTTTGTCCTGCTCGCACCGCAACAGGTCCTCGTCGTCCTGATTGCTGATAACGGGAAAGTTGAGCAGCGTGTCATTTCCCTGCCGGATCCCGTAACGGATGAAGAGTTATCCGATCTCCGGTCGGCCTATCTCTCCGAATTGGCCGGGCACCCCCTGGACTCGGTGGGCGGGCTGCTCCGGAATGGTCTGAAAGATGCCAGGCCGGGCACGGAGGCTATTGTGCCACCGCTTTCAGCGGCCTTGGAAAGTCTTGCTGCAGCCACACAGGAAGAGCGTATCCTCATGGCGGGTACAGCAAACCTGGCCCGTTCCACGATGGATTTCCCATTGAGTATCGGCCCCATTCTCGAAGCACTCGAGGAACAGGTGGTCCTGCTTCGCCTGCTGTCGGAGATGCAGCAGGACGCCCGCGGAATTTCCGTACGCATTGGGCATGAGAACCCGTACGGCTCGCTGGCGGAAACATCCGTGGTCGCAACCGGCTATGGTCCGGGTTCCTCCGCCAAGCTGGGCATCCTCGGTCCAACCCGGATGGATTATCCGACGACTATGGCCGCCGTGCGGGCCGTAGCCCGCTATTTGTCACGCATTCTTGCCGGATAG
- the hemW gene encoding radical SAM family heme chaperone HemW has product MPSVLPLGDPAPADGLLPPQAAAGAQDRDFCLYVHIPFCSVRCGYCDFNTYTAKELGSGASQDEYAGTLNAELELAAKVLPASGLPRRPLSTVFFGGGTPTLLPASDLAAILGRATELWGLAPEAEVTTEANPDSVTPESLQILAAAGFTRVSFGMQSAVPHVLKVLDRTHNPERVPQAVRWAREAGLHVSLDLIYGTPGESVADWEASLDAAIACGPDHISAYALIVEEGTKLAAQIRRGEVPGIDDDDHATKYELAEGRLAAAGYGWYEVSNWARTEADRCRHNLSYWRGDDWWGAGPGAHSHMGGVRWWNVKHPAAYGQRLSTGVSPAAGRETLDAATRQLEHVMLQTRIIDGLRTQELGPNGRKAVAGLIADGLVDGPAAFAGTVRLTLQGRLLADAVVRRLLED; this is encoded by the coding sequence GTGCCTAGCGTCCTGCCGCTGGGAGACCCGGCACCGGCCGATGGCTTGCTGCCGCCACAGGCCGCTGCCGGCGCACAGGACAGGGACTTCTGTCTCTACGTCCACATTCCATTCTGCTCGGTGCGTTGCGGGTACTGCGACTTCAATACGTACACTGCCAAGGAGCTCGGCTCAGGTGCGTCGCAGGATGAATACGCCGGTACCCTCAACGCCGAACTCGAGCTGGCGGCCAAGGTGCTGCCCGCATCCGGGCTGCCCCGGCGCCCGCTGTCGACGGTCTTTTTCGGCGGTGGTACTCCTACTTTGCTGCCGGCGTCGGACTTGGCGGCCATTCTGGGCCGGGCGACTGAATTGTGGGGCCTGGCACCGGAGGCCGAAGTCACCACGGAGGCCAATCCGGACTCCGTCACGCCGGAGTCGCTGCAGATCCTTGCTGCGGCGGGATTCACCCGGGTTTCGTTCGGGATGCAGTCCGCAGTGCCCCACGTACTCAAGGTGCTTGACCGTACCCACAATCCGGAACGCGTTCCGCAGGCGGTCCGCTGGGCGCGCGAAGCCGGGCTGCACGTCAGCCTGGACCTGATCTATGGCACCCCGGGGGAGTCGGTTGCCGACTGGGAAGCCAGCCTGGACGCTGCCATCGCCTGCGGACCGGATCATATTTCGGCCTATGCCCTGATTGTGGAGGAGGGCACCAAGCTTGCCGCCCAGATCCGCCGCGGCGAAGTACCCGGAATTGACGACGACGATCACGCCACCAAATATGAACTCGCCGAGGGGCGGTTGGCGGCTGCAGGCTACGGTTGGTACGAGGTCAGCAACTGGGCCCGCACCGAAGCCGACCGATGCCGGCACAATCTCTCTTACTGGCGTGGCGACGACTGGTGGGGTGCCGGCCCCGGGGCCCACTCCCACATGGGCGGGGTCCGCTGGTGGAACGTGAAGCATCCGGCTGCCTACGGCCAACGTCTGTCAACGGGAGTCTCGCCAGCGGCGGGACGGGAAACCCTTGACGCAGCCACCCGCCAACTGGAACATGTGATGCTCCAGACCCGCATCATCGACGGTCTGCGGACACAGGAACTGGGTCCAAATGGACGGAAAGCGGTAGCCGGTCTAATCGCAGACGGGCTGGTGGACGGACCCGCAGCTTTCGCCGGCACCGTTCGGCTGACCCTGCAGGGCAGGCTGCTGGCCGACGCCGTGGTCCGCCGCCTGCTGGAAGACTGA
- the ybeY gene encoding rRNA maturation RNase YbeY yields MAIEVNNETEYDADEAGLARLGRFVLESLYVHPEAELSIILVDTDAMERLHIEWMDEPGPTDVLSFPMDELRPGTAAQPSPAGVLGDIVICPQVADEQAKKAGHSIGDEMLLLATHGLLHLLGYDHAEPEEEQEMFSLQRQLLAAFLGKEAPTETTR; encoded by the coding sequence GTGGCAATCGAAGTCAACAACGAAACAGAGTACGACGCCGACGAAGCCGGCTTGGCCCGCCTCGGCCGCTTTGTGCTCGAAAGCCTTTATGTGCACCCGGAAGCCGAACTCTCCATCATCCTGGTCGACACGGACGCCATGGAGCGGCTCCACATTGAGTGGATGGACGAACCGGGGCCCACGGATGTGCTGTCCTTTCCCATGGACGAGCTACGGCCGGGCACGGCGGCGCAGCCCAGTCCCGCCGGGGTCCTTGGCGACATAGTCATCTGCCCACAAGTCGCGGATGAGCAGGCCAAAAAGGCCGGCCACAGTATTGGCGACGAGATGCTGCTGCTGGCCACGCATGGCCTTCTTCACCTGCTCGGCTACGACCACGCCGAGCCGGAGGAGGAGCAGGAAATGTTCTCCCTCCAACGCCAACTGCTGGCTGCGTTCCTAGGCAAGGAAGCGCCCACGGAGACCACGCGTTGA
- a CDS encoding DUF4870 domain-containing protein: protein MSDNPARKKQPDRQPAPRTQYESASSSALPLTPSEDRQWATLAHFGGILGCFPSLVIYLIFKDRGPFTAQESKEALNFTLPPTIVAVIANILILVPVISGFFAVIAAAIWVFLTVFSVMAGIAVNRGRPYRYSLNLRLLH, encoded by the coding sequence GTGTCAGACAACCCCGCGCGCAAGAAGCAACCGGATCGTCAACCGGCTCCGCGGACGCAGTATGAAAGCGCCTCTTCCTCAGCCCTGCCGCTGACACCGTCCGAAGACCGTCAGTGGGCCACTCTGGCTCATTTCGGCGGCATCCTGGGCTGCTTCCCTTCGCTGGTCATCTACCTGATCTTCAAGGACCGCGGGCCCTTCACCGCCCAGGAGTCGAAGGAAGCGCTGAACTTCACGCTTCCGCCAACCATCGTCGCTGTTATTGCCAACATCCTGATTCTGGTGCCTGTGATCAGCGGCTTCTTTGCCGTCATTGCAGCGGCAATCTGGGTCTTCCTCACGGTGTTCTCCGTGATGGCGGGTATCGCAGTCAACCGCGGCCGTCCCTACCGCTACTCGTTGAATCTGCGCCTGCTCCACTAG
- a CDS encoding PhoH family protein, with the protein MSETRLDVDPLGSSNRSIHFESSEHMVKALGAQDEVLRLIESEFSDVNLHVRGNELSISGPPAAVDRTERLLEEIRTLAANDTRVSPEVVAQLLRMLSEQSVARPAEVLTLNILSSRGRTIRPKTLNQKNYVDAIDNNTVVFGIGPAGTGKTYLAMAKAVQALQHKEVNRIILTRPAVEAGERLGFLPGTLSDKIDPYLRPLYDALHDMMDPDSIPRLMAAGTIEVAPLAYMRGRTLNDAFIILDEAQNTTPEQMKMFLTRLGFGSKMVVTGDVTQIDLPGGTSSGLKIVSEILQGVDDVNFSMLEASDVVRHRLVSDIVTAYGRWDDERRKPSTARRRRTEQES; encoded by the coding sequence ATGTCGGAAACACGTCTGGATGTGGATCCGCTCGGATCCAGTAACCGTTCCATCCACTTTGAATCGTCGGAACATATGGTCAAGGCACTCGGAGCCCAGGATGAGGTGCTCCGGCTCATAGAATCCGAGTTCAGCGACGTGAATCTGCATGTACGCGGCAACGAACTCTCCATCTCCGGTCCGCCTGCCGCCGTCGACCGTACGGAACGCCTGCTGGAGGAGATCCGCACGCTGGCCGCGAATGACACGCGCGTTTCGCCGGAGGTCGTCGCGCAGCTGCTGCGCATGCTCAGCGAGCAATCAGTTGCCAGGCCCGCCGAAGTGCTGACGCTGAACATTCTTTCCTCGCGTGGAAGGACCATCCGCCCGAAGACGCTGAATCAGAAGAACTACGTGGACGCCATCGACAACAACACGGTTGTCTTCGGCATCGGCCCGGCCGGAACGGGCAAGACGTATCTGGCCATGGCCAAAGCGGTCCAGGCCCTGCAGCACAAGGAAGTCAACAGGATCATCCTGACGCGTCCGGCCGTTGAAGCAGGGGAGCGGCTTGGCTTCCTGCCCGGCACGCTCAGTGACAAGATCGACCCCTACCTGCGTCCGCTCTACGATGCCCTGCACGACATGATGGATCCGGATTCCATTCCACGTTTGATGGCAGCGGGCACCATTGAGGTCGCCCCTTTGGCCTACATGCGCGGACGGACCCTCAATGACGCGTTCATCATTCTGGACGAAGCGCAGAACACCACACCGGAACAGATGAAGATGTTCCTGACCCGGCTCGGCTTCGGCTCGAAAATGGTAGTAACAGGAGATGTCACGCAGATCGACCTTCCGGGCGGCACGAGCTCCGGACTCAAGATCGTCAGCGAGATCCTGCAGGGCGTGGATGACGTCAATTTCTCCATGCTGGAGGCCTCGGATGTGGTTCGGCACCGGCTGGTCAGCGACATCGTCACCGCCTACGGCCGCTGGGACGACGAGCGCCGCAAGCCCTCGACAGCCCGGCGGCGGCGGACGGAACAGGAGAGCTAG
- a CDS encoding 16S rRNA (uracil(1498)-N(3))-methyltransferase: MTNPVFFTEPGALAAVASGEEFVLTGAEARHAVAVKRLSPGESVDVVDGRGMRLSGTVVSTGTESLTVSVETVAPEPPAPFRLTLVQALAKGDRDELAIEAATELGVDEVVPWQAERSIVRWRDAKAAKGMAKWESTVRSAAKQARRATVPDVAPLVDLKSLCARIGESRLALILHEEARLSLAEAVQRSGLESEADLEQGILMIVGPEGGMSPREVEQMREAGAVPVILAPHVLRSSTAGPAAVALLSERLGRWN, translated from the coding sequence GTGACTAATCCAGTATTCTTCACCGAACCTGGAGCGCTGGCGGCAGTGGCATCCGGTGAGGAATTTGTCCTGACCGGTGCCGAAGCCAGGCATGCTGTGGCCGTTAAACGCCTGAGCCCCGGCGAGAGCGTGGACGTCGTGGACGGGCGGGGCATGCGGCTTTCCGGAACAGTCGTCTCGACGGGGACGGAGAGCCTCACCGTCTCCGTCGAGACCGTTGCCCCGGAGCCGCCGGCACCCTTCCGGTTGACGCTCGTCCAGGCGTTGGCCAAGGGCGACCGTGACGAACTTGCGATCGAAGCTGCCACGGAATTGGGCGTGGACGAGGTAGTTCCCTGGCAGGCCGAACGGAGCATTGTCCGCTGGCGCGACGCCAAGGCTGCCAAGGGGATGGCGAAGTGGGAATCGACGGTCAGGTCCGCCGCGAAGCAAGCGCGCCGCGCCACCGTTCCTGACGTGGCGCCGCTGGTCGACTTGAAATCGCTCTGTGCGCGTATCGGCGAGAGCCGGTTGGCGCTGATCCTCCATGAGGAGGCCCGGCTGTCGCTGGCTGAAGCGGTTCAAAGAAGTGGGTTGGAATCGGAAGCAGACCTGGAGCAGGGCATTCTCATGATCGTTGGGCCCGAGGGCGGCATGAGTCCCCGCGAGGTTGAGCAGATGCGTGAGGCGGGGGCGGTGCCGGTGATCCTGGCCCCGCATGTGCTCAGATCCTCAACTGCCGGGCCGGCCGCCGTCGCGCTGCTCAGCGAGCGGCTGGGCCGCTGGAACTGA
- a CDS encoding Gmad2 immunoglobulin-like domain-containing protein — protein MVMIGCTPSGNGPNGQTSMPAGSGQPTIQSSPLVTSAPVETLQSTALSPVYWLGTNADTVFLYREFREAEDLGDPITSAVSALTKLQPLDPDYFNPWQPASKVGASITNGSVITLDISSDAFKSDVDAGIAERAVQQLVYTATAAAANAGLSTAENPLDVVILVDGHSGYKAFGHVELGEPMSRDAKLSAPIWVIDPQHGAATEGRVEVYGRGVAFESQLSWRISRLESAEDTGEGNIVEEGTVQVDSAAGETGEFRFSQDLDPGTYRVTVFHQDMSGRTEEPQNADSKVFTVR, from the coding sequence ATGGTCATGATTGGTTGTACGCCTTCCGGAAACGGACCCAACGGCCAGACTTCCATGCCGGCCGGCAGCGGCCAGCCGACTATCCAGAGCAGTCCCCTGGTGACCAGCGCCCCGGTTGAAACATTGCAAAGTACCGCTCTGTCCCCGGTCTACTGGCTGGGCACGAATGCCGACACCGTGTTCCTCTACCGCGAGTTCCGCGAAGCGGAGGACCTCGGTGATCCGATCACTAGTGCCGTCAGCGCGCTCACCAAGCTGCAGCCGCTGGACCCGGACTATTTCAATCCCTGGCAGCCAGCGTCCAAGGTCGGTGCCTCCATCACCAATGGATCCGTCATTACGCTGGACATCTCCTCCGACGCCTTTAAGTCCGATGTGGACGCTGGAATTGCGGAACGAGCTGTGCAGCAGTTGGTCTACACTGCCACCGCGGCAGCTGCTAATGCGGGTTTGAGTACGGCGGAAAACCCGCTCGACGTCGTCATCCTGGTTGACGGACACTCCGGCTACAAGGCATTCGGCCATGTGGAGCTCGGCGAGCCGATGTCCCGCGACGCTAAACTCAGTGCACCGATCTGGGTCATAGATCCGCAGCACGGGGCTGCCACTGAAGGACGGGTGGAAGTCTATGGGCGCGGTGTTGCCTTTGAGTCCCAGTTGTCCTGGCGCATTTCGCGGCTGGAGTCGGCGGAAGACACCGGTGAAGGAAACATCGTCGAAGAGGGTACGGTGCAGGTTGACTCAGCTGCGGGTGAAACCGGTGAGTTCCGGTTCAGCCAGGATCTGGATCCTGGAACATACCGGGTTACGGTCTTCCACCAGGACATGAGCGGCCGAACCGAAGAGCCTCAGAATGCGGACAGCAAGGTTTTCACGGTCAGGTAG
- the dnaJ gene encoding molecular chaperone DnaJ, producing MSNHYDVLGVSRDATAEEIKKAYRKLARKLHPDVNTGPEAAEQFKQVSHAYEVLSDPQKRRVYDTTGNENGTDSGFGGGYSGAGFAFQDIFETFFGGQGTAGPPSRTRRGQDALINVRIDLKDAVFGVNKKIEVDTAVVCPTCDGSCCRPGTSPRTCDICGGSGQVQRAVRSILGQVMTAAPCGSCQGFGTVIPDPCNECNGEGRIRSRRSLTIKIPAGVGTGTRIQLAGQGESGTAGGPQGDLYVEIRVAPDKNFIREGDDLHVTMAVPMTAAALGTDVDMDTFDGTQSLNIKPGTQAGEVITLKGLGVTHLRGYGRGDLKVHVHVETPTRLDSEQEELLRQLAASRDEQFTEGKLAGSGSGVFARLRDKLGNL from the coding sequence GTGAGCAACCACTACGACGTACTCGGTGTCAGCCGCGATGCCACTGCTGAGGAAATCAAGAAGGCCTATCGGAAACTGGCCCGCAAGCTCCATCCTGATGTGAACACCGGGCCGGAGGCTGCGGAACAGTTCAAGCAGGTCAGCCATGCCTACGAGGTGCTGTCGGATCCGCAGAAGCGGCGGGTATATGACACCACAGGCAATGAGAACGGCACGGACAGCGGCTTCGGCGGCGGCTATTCGGGTGCTGGGTTCGCCTTCCAGGACATTTTCGAAACCTTCTTCGGTGGGCAGGGCACGGCTGGACCGCCTTCGCGCACGCGCCGCGGCCAGGACGCATTGATCAATGTCCGCATCGATCTCAAGGATGCCGTGTTCGGCGTCAACAAGAAGATCGAAGTGGACACCGCCGTCGTTTGCCCCACCTGCGACGGCAGCTGCTGCCGTCCCGGCACCAGTCCGAGGACCTGCGACATCTGCGGCGGTTCGGGCCAGGTACAGCGTGCCGTGCGCTCCATTCTGGGGCAGGTTATGACCGCCGCTCCCTGCGGAAGCTGCCAGGGCTTCGGCACGGTCATTCCCGACCCGTGCAACGAATGTAATGGCGAGGGCCGCATCCGCAGCCGCCGTTCGCTGACCATCAAAATTCCCGCGGGTGTCGGAACAGGCACCCGGATCCAGCTGGCCGGGCAGGGCGAATCAGGGACGGCAGGCGGCCCCCAGGGCGACCTCTACGTTGAGATTCGTGTTGCCCCGGACAAGAACTTCATCCGCGAGGGCGACGACCTTCATGTGACGATGGCGGTACCCATGACGGCTGCGGCCCTCGGTACCGATGTGGACATGGACACGTTCGACGGGACGCAGTCGCTGAACATCAAGCCCGGTACCCAGGCCGGCGAGGTCATCACCCTCAAGGGGCTTGGCGTGACGCATCTGCGGGGCTACGGCCGCGGCGATCTGAAGGTCCATGTGCACGTGGAAACGCCAACCAGACTCGATTCCGAGCAGGAGGAACTGCTGCGCCAGCTCGCAGCATCGCGCGACGAGCAGTTCACCGAGGGCAAGCTTGCAGGCAGCGGCAGCGGCGTGTTTGCCCGCCTGCGGGACAAGCTCGGCAATCTCTAA
- a CDS encoding hemolysin family protein, whose amino-acid sequence MALAFTLFAAVLTAAEAAFTYLPRQEAEQLLANGRVRTLAMVLQAPVAHIHALRFWRVWFEMAGAVAVALVFHDLLDNIWLAGLLATVTMAAVGFVLVGVSPRQFGRLHAPAVVKATAPAIRFLCGILGPVPGWLVRLGSAIAPNAPRADAAFFSEEEFRDLVDRASEAEMIEDAEAELIHSVFDLGDTKVRAVMVPRTDMLTIDSGSTLQQAMSLFLRSGYSRIPVIGENADQVRGILYLKDVAARLHSRPGSATSTMVDEASRDVRYVPESKAVSDLLKELQRESTHVAIVIDEYGGTAGLVTLEDLIEEIVGEIVDEYDSESPEIEPQPDGRYLISARTSIDDVGELFDLDLDDEEVDTVGGLLAKTLGRVPIVGSQVEIDGLHLYAERLEGRRNRVSHVLVWFQPPTDQENSAAADNGAAAASQAPAGAESETER is encoded by the coding sequence ATGGCGCTGGCCTTCACGCTCTTCGCGGCAGTACTTACGGCCGCTGAGGCAGCGTTTACCTATCTACCGCGGCAGGAAGCCGAACAGCTTCTGGCCAACGGGCGCGTACGGACGTTGGCTATGGTGCTCCAAGCGCCGGTAGCCCACATCCACGCCCTGCGGTTCTGGCGCGTCTGGTTTGAAATGGCGGGCGCCGTAGCGGTCGCCCTGGTTTTCCACGACCTGCTGGACAACATCTGGCTGGCGGGGCTGCTCGCCACAGTGACCATGGCGGCGGTGGGATTCGTGCTGGTGGGTGTTTCGCCCCGCCAGTTTGGCCGCCTCCACGCTCCTGCCGTTGTTAAGGCAACGGCTCCCGCCATACGCTTTCTGTGCGGGATTCTCGGACCGGTACCCGGCTGGCTGGTGCGCCTGGGCAGCGCAATCGCGCCGAACGCCCCGCGGGCAGATGCCGCCTTCTTCTCGGAGGAGGAGTTCCGCGACCTTGTGGACCGTGCCAGCGAAGCGGAAATGATCGAAGACGCGGAAGCGGAACTCATCCACTCGGTCTTCGATCTCGGCGATACAAAGGTCCGCGCAGTGATGGTGCCGCGCACCGACATGCTCACTATCGATTCCGGTTCGACGCTGCAGCAGGCGATGTCCTTGTTCTTGCGTTCGGGCTATTCACGCATTCCGGTCATCGGCGAGAATGCGGATCAAGTGCGCGGTATCCTCTATTTGAAGGACGTAGCCGCCCGGCTACATTCGAGGCCCGGCTCGGCGACGTCGACCATGGTTGATGAGGCTTCCCGTGATGTGCGGTATGTGCCGGAGTCCAAGGCGGTCAGCGACCTGCTCAAGGAGCTGCAGCGTGAGTCCACCCATGTGGCCATCGTCATCGACGAATACGGGGGCACTGCCGGTCTGGTCACTTTGGAAGACTTGATTGAGGAAATCGTCGGCGAAATTGTCGACGAGTATGATTCCGAGAGTCCCGAAATCGAGCCGCAGCCGGACGGGCGATACTTGATCAGCGCACGCACCAGCATTGACGACGTCGGCGAACTCTTCGATCTGGATCTGGACGACGAGGAAGTCGACACGGTCGGCGGTTTGCTGGCCAAAACCCTGGGACGGGTCCCCATCGTCGGCAGCCAGGTGGAGATCGATGGTCTCCACCTGTATGCCGAAAGGCTTGAGGGCAGGCGGAACCGCGTCTCGCATGTCCTTGTATGGTTCCAACCGCCCACAGACCAAGAGAATTCAGCGGCTGCCGACAACGGCGCCGCTGCCGCCAGCCAGGCACCCGCAGGTGCGGAATCGGAGACAGAACGATGA